The Pseudomonas sp. IB20 region TTGTTCCCAGTCGGCACGGGGCAGGGTGGTCATGCGAGTGTCCTCCTCTTATTGAATACAAGGGCCAGGTGATGTCCCCCGGCAGCCTCAAAGAATTCTTGCCCGGCCAGCCTGCTGTTCGGCTCAAGGCAGCTGCCACCCTAAACCAGCGGCTGGGGGTGTTTCAATATATTTGACACAACGGCGGCAAACACCCTTGCGATGTTCATTTTAATAAACATAGACTTTGGGCTCTCCAACCGCAGGCCAGACGGGACACGCACATGAGCATCCAGGACATCGTCGACTTCAACCAAGCCAACACCGCCCCCGAACGCTACCGGCCTGCCGCCGAAAAAATCCTCAAGGGCGACCCCGAGCAAACGCTCTACAACCACTACAACAGCCCGTGCGGCCAGATGAGTGCCGGGGTTTGGGAAGGCGAAGTCGGGCAGTGGAAGGTCAATTACACCGAGCATGAGTACTGCGAGATCGTGCAGGGCGTATCGGTACTGCGCGATGCCGATGGCAACGCCAAGACCTTGCGTGCCGGCGACCGCTTCGTGATCCCCGCCGGGTTCAGCGGCACCTGGGAAGTGCTGGAGCCGTGCCGCAAGATCTACGTGGTGTTCGAACAGAAAGCCTGATGCGGAGCGTCACAGGCGGGCCCGCATCGTGAGATGCGGGCTTTTTTTCACAAGGAAGAAAATCAATTACTTGATTTTGCCTTCTTTGTAGATCACGTGCTTGCGAACGCGCGGGTCGAACATTTTCTTTTCGAGCTTGTCCGGGGTAGTACGCTTGTTCTTGTCGGTAGTGTAGAAGTGACCAGTACCGGCGCTAGAGATCATTCGAATCAATTCACGCATGATAGAGCTCCTTAGATCTTGCCAGCGGCGCGGATTTCGGCCAGCACGACAGTGATGCCACGCTTGTCGATGATACGCATGCCTTTGGCAGATACACGCAGGCGAACAAAACGTTTCTCTTCTTCAACCCAGAAGCGGTGATGCTGCAGGTTCGGCAGGAAACGACGACGGGTTT contains the following coding sequences:
- a CDS encoding cupin domain-containing protein, producing the protein MSIQDIVDFNQANTAPERYRPAAEKILKGDPEQTLYNHYNSPCGQMSAGVWEGEVGQWKVNYTEHEYCEIVQGVSVLRDADGNAKTLRAGDRFVIPAGFSGTWEVLEPCRKIYVVFEQKA
- the rpmG gene encoding 50S ribosomal protein L33; amino-acid sequence: MRELIRMISSAGTGHFYTTDKNKRTTPDKLEKKMFDPRVRKHVIYKEGKIK
- the rpmB gene encoding 50S ribosomal protein L28; its protein translation is MSRVCQVTGKGPVTGNNISHANNKTRRRFLPNLQHHRFWVEEEKRFVRLRVSAKGMRIIDKRGITVVLAEIRAAGKI